One Natronolimnobius sp. AArcel1 genomic region harbors:
- a CDS encoding universal stress protein, whose product MPASLLHRVIVPVANEDDARATCGAICSHFDDDATTLYVVHIIEKGSGAPDKAPLEARQEQAQQIFAIAEDTFEETEYDLVTDLRYATNITDEIIAAVEERDATAITFIPRPSGTFTRLLTGNKTKKLVSTNSVPVIVLPRPTDQSNTT is encoded by the coding sequence ATGCCCGCTTCGCTGCTCCACCGAGTGATCGTCCCAGTCGCAAACGAAGACGACGCCCGCGCTACCTGCGGCGCGATCTGTTCGCACTTTGACGACGACGCGACAACGCTCTACGTCGTCCACATCATTGAGAAGGGCAGCGGTGCACCCGACAAGGCACCGCTCGAGGCGCGGCAAGAGCAGGCCCAGCAAATCTTCGCAATCGCCGAAGACACATTCGAAGAAACTGAGTACGACCTGGTGACTGACCTTCGCTACGCGACGAACATCACTGACGAAATCATCGCCGCCGTCGAGGAACGGGATGCGACGGCGATCACGTTCATCCCGCGGCCAAGCGGGACCTTCACGCGGCTCTTGACCGGAAACAAGACGAAGAAACTCGTCTCAACGAACAGCGTTCCGGTCATCGTGCTCCCGCGACCGACCGACCAGTCTAATACGACTTAA